The Rickettsia typhi str. Wilmington sequence TCTTCAAATTTTTTAAAAAAAACATTAGGCTTGAATATTCCAGCCAGTATTATTCGTTTATCTCTTTTCTTTATTTTTATGATTTCTTCTTGTAGTATATTAAATTCATGTATTGTTTTAGTATATTTTTGAGTAAGCGATATTGCTTTTTTCCATTTTAAAAAGCAAATTTCTAGAAATTTATAAATCTTTTGCCAATAATTAGAATTGTTATAGACTTCAATTAATTTGATATCAATATTATTGATTATAAGGTCATTAAATAATTTTCTTAAGATTTCTGCAGATTTTAATGATTCTTCGAGATTAAATGGTAATTCTTTATATTCCGTGATAATGGATGATAAAATAAATAATTCCTCTATTTTAGATATATAATCTGATTCATTTTTTTTAAAAAAGATAGCATTAAAAGGAATAATGATAGGTAATTTAATTTTATATTTATCGATTAAAATCTGCTTTAATTTTAGACATAACAAATTATTAGGTAATATTATTTGAACTTCTATACCTTTCTTTAATTTATCAATAATATACTCAGCAAAATTTTGCAAAAAAGAATAACGAGCAATCATAAATAATATTTTTATTATATATAGTGCATAGCAAGTCTTATTGAGAATATAGTAGACTCAATAATATTTGATTATTAGTTACTTATTATGTCTTTTACAATATATTAATTTATATTTTAAAATAAGGTATTGTTATTATAGTCTACATAATGTAAGGGAGCTCAAAAATTGTATAGCTTATTGTGATAATATACAAGTAGCAAAATAAAAGTATTGTATTATTACTGTTTATAATAATTTGATGTAAGATAATCTATGTAAAATATTTAATTGCTTGGTAATGTGACATGTACTTTATTATAATTATCGTATAGTAATGGTAAAGGTTATATTTTTATATCTGAATTCTATAAAAATGTTGTATATTTTATACAGCTTAGATTATAATAAATAGTTTTAATATAATTATATTGATAATCTTTACTTACTAGCTTTTACTAGTGCTTTAAATAATTGTAAATCTACTCCATTATCATTCATATATTCAGGATGCCATTGTACGCCGATAACAAATTTATGTTTTGTCGCTTCAATTGCTTCCACTATACCATCTTCTGCTTTTGCCGATATAATAAGATCATTACCAAGTTTTTTAATAGCCTGATGATGAGTTGAATTAACCATAGTTTGTAAACAGTTATTAGCTATTTTAGAAAGTTTAGTATTTACTTCTATATTAATTGCATGTGAAACTATGTTTTTAGGTGCAGGTTGTATATGGTTAATTATAGTTTCAATAGGTTCATGATCAAACTCTAATTTTATTGGTAATGTGTACACTTTAGTTGCAAATGCTTCAGTTTTGCTTTCAAATTTTTTTCGATACGTTAGTTTAGAAAAATGTTTAATATAGTCAGGAATATGTTTAATAAGTGTGCCCTTAAACATAACATTTAATAACTGCATACCGCGGCATATTCCTAAAACAGGCATATCTTTCTCTAATGCTTTTTTTAAAACTAATATCTCAAAATGATCACGTTCTTCATTAGAAATTACTAAATCTTCAGCATATTTTTGCTCATAAAATTTAGGATGTATATCTTCATCACCACCTGGAATTACAATACCATTAATAAGTTCCATTAGCTCATTTATTGTATCACTTTGATAAGGTAATAATACCGGTATACCACCAGCTGCAATAATCGCATCGGCATAGTTGCGTCGCAAGGCGTACCATGGAAAATCAGCGTAAGTATATTTTTGACAATTTTTAGCTAAATCAGGTGTTATACCTATAATTGGTTTCTCTTGCATTGTGTTATCGATTTATTATTTTTGTATATTAAAAATGTATTATGAAGAGCTTTTTAGTCTTTATTAAATGATGTAATGGTAATCTATTATTATAGGAGTATTATGATTAAGTTTATTAATAAATCTAAAAGATGTTTTTAAAAATTCACTCTTGTACCATTTCTAGTTAAGTTTTTGTGGAGTATCTTATATTTAAGAACTTGCAATAAAGCATAATATAGTATTCTACATTAAAGATCACATTATACTCAATACTAAGCGTGTCTGCTAAGTTTAATTTAAAAATTTGCTACCATCGTTTAGAAAAACATTAATAACATGGGCTGTGTATTGTTTGGAAAAACTAGTAATTGATTGCCATAAATTACTCCACAATATGTGGGAGTATTTCAAAAGTATGGAATAATGGGTGTGAATTAAGTTTCCATTCGATTGTATCAGCGCAATCACCTCAAGGATTTGTTGTACAATTTTTGCCGTATTTTAGCATGTCGAAAACGATAAATACAAAAAAACAGCAAACATAGAGATCCATGCTCCTATTTATGAAATCATATGCCAGCCTGCAAACCATTTAGGGTAGTTAGGTATTTTTCTTGGTATTTCCGCAAGACCTAAAAAATTTTGTGGAAAAAAGTTAAATTAATACCAATAAATGTAATGAAAAAATGAATTTTGCCTAAAATTCCTGGATATTGTTTACCGGATATTTTACCAAACCAATAATAAAAGCCTATAAATGCAGCAAATAAAGCACTGAGAGACATCGTATAATGTAAATAGGCGATATGTATCGTGTAAGATTTTATCAAGTTCAGAATTTGATAGGATTATTATGATCATAGCTCCAACCATACCTTGATAATCGAATATAGGTTTACGTGAAAAAGTTGAAACAACATAGCTTACTATGCCCAAGCCTTGGAGTATAACCATGTATATTTCAGGATGAGCAAAAAAAGATATTGAAATAATAAAGGATTACTACAACCACAAGGTTTAAACAAAGTAGTGCCAAAGTTATGATCGGTAAGTAGCATAGTGATAGTTACGCTAAGCACAGGTATAGCTAAGATTATCAGAAATGCAGTTACTAATATCAAGAATAATAGCATTTTGAAAAACTCCATCGCAGCATATTTATATTAATGATTAAAATTAATTGATCTGAGTATTGATGAGAGTCCGGTTAAATTTAAGCTAAAATAGTTATATCGACTGCTGTACCTGTATGACCGTTCAAATTACTTAAAAGATGGTAGAGTGCCATATAGTTCCGAGAAAAGCTGAACTAATAAGTAAAAGAAAATCTGGAATTAGTAGCCAAAAACTAGTATTGTTAAGGCATAGAAATGTTATATCAGCTTCTCCTATATAATAGAGGTATAAAATAGTTGCCAAATTCACTGAATAATGTATGCAGAATCATAAAGAATAATAATAGCATGTACCGTGATAAGCACGTTATATAACTGAAAATCATGATTTAAGAAAGTGCAGCCTGGCATTGCAAGCTCTAACCTAAAAATAAAGGAAAATAACCCTCAGACAATTTCAGAAAAAATCGCAAATATGATAACATAATTCCAATATTTTGGTGATTTAGTAGCAAAAAGCCTCCTCATAAACAAGTTTGGAGTATGTTAATTATCACAATT is a genomic window containing:
- a CDS encoding gamma-glutamyl-gamma-aminobutyrate hydrolase family protein; this encodes MQEKPIIGITPDLAKNCQKYTYADFPWYALRRNYADAIIAAGGIPVLLPYQSDTINELMELINGIVIPGGDEDIHPKFYEQKYAEDLVISNEERDHFEILVLKKALEKDMPVLGICRGMQLLNVMFKGTLIKHIPDYIKHFSKLTYRKKFESKTEAFATKVYTLPIKLEFDHEPIETIINHIQPAPKNIVSHAINIEVNTKLSKIANNCLQTMVNSTHHQAIKKLGNDLIISAKAEDGIVEAIEATKHKFVIGVQWHPEYMNDNGVDLQLFKALVKASK